CGGTGGCCTTCCGTATTCGGTCGGCAGCCTGCAGACCGCGCTCGCCCAGTCCGGCTCCGTCGATCAGCAGTGCGACGTGCTCAGCACCGGCGACCAGTGCAGCCGTGGTTTCCACGTCTGCGCGGGTGACGCAACGCCGTGGCGGTGCCGACAGATGTGGCACGGGCGGGGCGCTCTCCTCCCAGGAGAGGTCGGCGGCGACGATGAGGGTGGAGATCGCGCCGGAGGTACCGGTGTGTGACCGGTCCGGGGCACCGGGCACCCCCGCGCTCATCGCTGCTGCCACGGCTGCGGCGGTGTCGCGACCGATGTGCGCCGCGGTCTGTGGTCGGCGCACCCAGTGGGAGACGGTCGCGGCTGCGGCATCGATGTCGGATTCCAGGGGCGAGTCGAGCTCCTTGTGCGAGCGGGCGTGGTCGCCCACGACGTTGACGACGGGGGTGTGCGCTCGGCGGGCGTTGTGGAGGTTCGCCAGGCCGTTGGCCAGGCCGGGGCCGAGGTGGAGCAAGGTCGCGGCCGGCCTGCCGGCCATGCGGGCGTAGCCGTCGGCAGCCCCGGTGGCTACTCCTTCGAACAGACACAGCACACCGCGCATGGCCGGGTGGCGGTCGAGCGCCGCGACGAACTGCATCTCCGACGTACCCGGATTGGCAAAGCAGACGTCCACACCAATGTTGAGGAGGGTGCGCAGGGGAGTCTCGGCACCGTTCATAAAAGCCGATCACCTTCCATTGATCCTTTTGAGCCGCGCTGTTCTCGCTGGTAGAGGCCTGTCACTCAAGAGACGGGCCCCGTCCTCGCCTGGGGCTGATCGCTGCTCTCCGGCAGTTCGATCGCCCGGGACACCTCACGAGCTCGGTCGGACCACGGCGCGGGCCGCAACGTGCTGCTGTCGAGACGAACGGCGGTGCGAGTACCGTGCGCGTGCGTGGTCCTGCCCCCGTCTGAACACACCCGAAAGCCTGCGGTGGCCGAAGCCCTGCCCACGGCAGAACTCCACCCACGCTCGCTCGACCCGGACCTGATACCGGCTGTTGTGCAGCATCCCCATCAGGTCCAGATCGTCGAAGTGGACATCCACGGGGACCAGGACCCCGATGTCGGTGCTCGGCTGATCGTTCATGTTTCTCCTCACGATTCGCCACCCTGGGCGAGTTGACGGGGTGGATGCGGGTGCGGACCAGACCGACGAAGCCCGCGGCCAGGGGCTCCGGACTCATGCCGCCCGGCGCAACGCTCGCCCGAGCACAGCCGGCCGCAACAGCTTCGACGGCGGATCGAGCAGGGCCAGGACCCGGATGAGCTGGGCCGCGACCGTCGGGTCGGTGGCCGCCGCGGCCATCAGCCGGCTCATCATGGCGCCCTGCATCTTCTGTGTCAGGTTCGCGGGGTGTCCCGGCTCGTTGGCCATCCCCCACGGCGCGGTCAGAATGCTCGTCGCCCGGGCGAAGAAGTCGGCGGCGACGTCGCGCCGACCGGCTGAGAGCGTGTCGCGCAGCGCGCGGGCCTCGAGTGCCGCCACCGTCAGGCCCTGCGCGTTGACCGGGCTCAGCGAGCACAGCGCGTCCCCGACGACGACCAGCCCGTCCGGAAGGCCGGCGAGTTGGTCGTACCGGCGCCAGCGGGTCGCGGGGAAGCGGTACGCGACGATGTCGCTGAGCGCCTCGGCACTCTCCAGTGCGGCGACCACGTCGTCCGGGGCCGCCGCGGCGACGAACTGCGCGAAGCCGGCCTCGTCGGTCGGCGGACGCGAGGCAGGGCCGGTCCCGGTGAGGGTCAGGACGTGTCGGCCGTCCTCGACCGCCAGCAACAGCAGTCCGCGGCCGCCTGCTCTGACGTTGCCGCCGATGAGCAGTGCCCGGCCGGGCTGGGGCGGGAGCCGGACGAGCCGGCTGGCGTAGGCGACGTCGATGTTGACGCGTTGCTCGGCGGGACGTTCGTGCCCGAGTTGCTCGAGCCAGGCCGGCGTACGGCTGCCCCGGCCCATCGCGTCGACCACCAGGTCGGCGTTCAAGGTCTCTTCGCTGCTGCTGGGCTCCTGCCGCAGGACACGGACGCCGGTGATCCGCCGGTCATCACCGATCAGCCCGACGACGTCGGCGCCGAGCACCATCCGCAGGCCGTCCTGTTCGACC
The Kitasatospora paranensis genome window above contains:
- a CDS encoding FAD-dependent oxidoreductase, which produces MPNENNENAVVLGAGFAGLLSAAVLTNFYRQVTVVDRDPASGQYRRGVPHGRHAHNLLPAGARVVDEVFPGLVDEMRADGAVVADVLSDYRFYLCGNELPRVPVGAHSVQATRPFYERHLRRRLVEQDGLRMVLGADVVGLIGDDRRITGVRVLRQEPSSSEETLNADLVVDAMGRGSRTPAWLEQLGHERPAEQRVNIDVAYASRLVRLPPQPGRALLIGGNVRAGGRGLLLLAVEDGRHVLTLTGTGPASRPPTDEAGFAQFVAAAAPDDVVAALESAEALSDIVAYRFPATRWRRYDQLAGLPDGLVVVGDALCSLSPVNAQGLTVAALEARALRDTLSAGRRDVAADFFARATSILTAPWGMANEPGHPANLTQKMQGAMMSRLMAAAATDPTVAAQLIRVLALLDPPSKLLRPAVLGRALRRAA